One genomic region from Spirochaetaceae bacterium encodes:
- the fliG gene encoding flagellar motor switch protein FliG has translation MSAELKKDKKKQHDFTGRQKAAIFLVSLGSELSAEIFKHLREDDIEKLTFEIARLEKIEPEVRDMVLEEFQELMLAQEFISSGGIDYARELLEKSLGNQKAIDIINRLTSSLKTRPFDFIRRTDPAHLLNFIQQEHPQTISLILAYLEPQKASQILGQLPEEKQSDVARRIATMDRTSPEVIREVERVLEKKLSSLSSEDYTAAGGVKSIVDILNLVDRTTEKNIIEALDEEDPDLAEEIKKLMFVFEDIVLLDDRAIQKVLRSVESQELAKALKSVDSDVQEKIYRNMSKRAAALLKEDMGYLGPTRRKDVEEAQQKIVSIIRKLEEQGEVVIARGDEENDVLV, from the coding sequence AAAAAGATAAGAAAAAACAGCACGATTTTACCGGTAGGCAGAAGGCTGCTATCTTTTTAGTTAGCTTAGGCAGCGAACTTTCGGCCGAAATTTTTAAGCACCTGCGGGAAGACGATATAGAGAAACTGACCTTTGAGATAGCCCGCCTCGAAAAAATTGAGCCCGAAGTGCGCGATATGGTGCTGGAAGAGTTTCAGGAATTAATGCTGGCGCAGGAGTTTATCTCTAGCGGCGGTATCGATTATGCCCGCGAGCTGCTCGAAAAAAGTTTGGGTAACCAAAAGGCCATCGATATTATTAACCGGCTTACCAGCAGTTTAAAGACAAGGCCGTTCGATTTTATTAGGCGCACCGACCCTGCGCACCTTTTAAACTTTATCCAGCAAGAGCACCCGCAAACAATTTCGCTTATTTTGGCTTATCTCGAGCCGCAAAAGGCCAGCCAAATACTTGGCCAGCTGCCCGAAGAAAAACAAAGTGATGTGGCCCGCCGTATTGCCACGATGGACCGCACCAGCCCCGAAGTTATCCGTGAGGTAGAACGGGTTTTAGAAAAGAAATTATCCAGCTTAAGCAGCGAAGATTACACGGCGGCCGGCGGTGTTAAATCTATCGTAGATATTTTAAACTTAGTAGACCGTACCACCGAAAAAAATATTATTGAAGCCCTTGACGAAGAAGACCCCGATTTGGCCGAAGAAATTAAAAAACTTATGTTTGTGTTCGAGGATATTGTCTTGCTTGACGACCGCGCCATTCAAAAGGTGCTTCGCAGTGTAGAAAGCCAAGAGCTGGCCAAAGCTTTAAAGAGTGTCGATAGTGATGTGCAAGAAAAAATTTACCGCAATATGAGTAAACGGGCGGCGGCGCTGTTAAAAGAAGATATGGGTTATTTAGGGCCAACCCGCCGTAAAGACGTGGAAGAAGCCCAGCAAAAAATTGTGTCGATTATCCGTAAGTTAGAAGAGCAAGGCGAGGTAGTTATTGCCCGCGGTGATGAAGAAAACGATGTACTTGTCTAA
- a CDS encoding FliH/SctL family protein produces the protein MAKNIFHPRDIIQDNTVAYISAPSFGGGLAYDSGAAVRDDLPSADDLHQEAEAILEKARQEALAIVAKAQSEATEIVNKAGENARSMAEQTKDDLASARANFAQEHEAVLEKAAGEAELLKANALAEVERIKTNAHKEGEQDGYEAGYDKGYEEVSRLVTRLHTIINRTVDKRNVILGEVESQVIELTLLMVRKIVKVLAENQKGIVVSNIIEALRKLKIKSDVVVRVNMDDLELATQRSEVFVREIEGDGKLSFIEDNSIEKGGCIIETDFGQIDARISSQLSEIENRIRDLMPINVRPAAID, from the coding sequence ATGGCTAAAAATATTTTTCACCCCAGAGATATTATTCAGGATAACACGGTGGCTTACATCAGCGCTCCCTCTTTTGGCGGCGGGCTGGCTTATGATAGCGGAGCAGCCGTACGTGATGATTTACCGTCTGCCGACGATTTGCACCAAGAGGCCGAAGCTATCTTAGAAAAAGCTCGGCAAGAGGCTTTAGCTATTGTGGCCAAAGCCCAAAGCGAGGCTACCGAGATAGTAAATAAAGCCGGTGAGAATGCCCGCAGTATGGCCGAACAAACTAAAGATGATTTAGCCAGCGCCCGGGCTAACTTTGCTCAAGAACACGAAGCGGTGCTGGAAAAAGCGGCCGGCGAGGCCGAGCTTTTAAAGGCTAACGCTTTAGCGGAAGTGGAAAGAATTAAAACCAACGCTCATAAAGAGGGCGAACAAGATGGTTACGAGGCCGGCTACGATAAAGGTTACGAAGAAGTTAGCCGTTTAGTAACTAGGCTGCACACCATTATTAACCGTACGGTAGATAAACGTAACGTTATTTTAGGCGAAGTTGAAAGCCAAGTGATAGAGTTAACGTTACTTATGGTACGTAAAATTGTTAAGGTGCTGGCCGAAAATCAAAAAGGCATAGTGGTGAGCAATATTATAGAGGCCCTGCGCAAATTAAAAATTAAAAGCGATGTGGTGGTTAGGGTAAATATGGACGACCTCGAGCTGGCCACGCAGCGCAGTGAAGTTTTTGTGCGCGAGATTGAAGGCGATGGCAAGCTAAGTTTTATCGAAGACAACAGTATCGAAAAGGGCGGCTGTATTATCGAAACCGATTTCGGCCAGATAGATGCGCGTATCTCCAGCCAGTTAAGCGAGATAGAAAACCGTATCCGCGATTTAATGCCGATAAACGTTCGTCCCGCTGCCATCGATTAA